A segment of the Myxococcales bacterium genome:
GCGGTTCGGCAAAGACCCGCGGAGAATCAATCCGCTGATCCCGGTCGACCTGGTGATCGACCACAGCGTTCAGGTCGACGCCTACGGTTCCGCCGACGCCTTGCGGATCAACGCCGATCTCGAATTCCAGCGGAACCGCGAACGCTACGAGTTCCTGCACTGGGGCCAGAAGGCATTCGACAATTTCCGCTGCGTTCCCCCGGCGATGGGCATCTGCCACCAGGTAAACCTCGAATCCCTGGCGACGGTGGTTTACCGGCGGCGGAACAAGAGTCCCGAGCTGGACGAGTTGTTTCCCGACACGCTGGTGGGCTGCGACAGCCATACGACGATGATCAACGGCCTGGGAGTGCTAGGTTGGGGCGTCGGCGGCATCGAAGCCGAGGCCGTGACACTGGGGCAGCCCTATTACATGGTCATGCCCGCGGTGATCGGATTCCGTCTCACCGGCGCGCTGCCCGAAGGCGTGACCGCCACCGACCTGGTGCTGACGATCACCCACCTGTTGCGGAAGAAGGGCGTGGTCGGGAAAATCGTCGAATTCTTCGGCACCGGGCTGGCGACCATGTCCCTGCCCGATCGGGCGACCATCGCCAACATGGCCCCGGAAATGGGCGCGCGCGCCTGCCTGTTTCCTGTCGACGACAACACGCTGCGGTACCTGCGGGACACGGGACGCCGCGACGAACAAATCAAACTGGTCGAAATCTACTACAAAGCGCAGGGGCTCTTCCGCACCGCCGCGACTCCCGACCCGGACTATCAGGACGTCGTCGAACTTGATCTGACGACGGTCGCGCCCTGTCTCGCCGGACCGAAGCGCCCGCAGGATCGAATTCCCGTATCCGAGATGAAATCGAACTGGCGGGCCGATCTGTACAAGCCGGTGGCCGAGCGCGGCTACGGCTTGCCGGTCGAGGCGGGCGCCGCCCGAGAAACGGTCGAATACCCGGACGGCTCGCGCGGCGAGCTGACGCACGGCGACGTGGTGATCGCGGCGATCACCAGTTGCACCAACACCAGCAACCCCTGGGTACTCATCGGCGCGGGCCTGCTCGCGAAAAAGGCCGTCGAAAAAGGGTTACGGGTCAAACCGCACGTCAAAACGAGCCTCGCGCCGGGTTCCAAGGTCGTCACCCATTACCTCGCTAAATCCGGCCTGACGCCCTACCTGGATCAACTGGGCTTTGCGACCGTCGGCTACGGTTGCACGACCTGCATCGGCAACAGCGGCCCCCTGCCCGAACACCTCGCCAAGCCGATCGAAAAAGGCAACCTGGTGGCCGCCGCGGTGTTGTCCGGCAACCGCAATTTCGAGGGCCGGATCAACCCATTGACCAAGGCTAATTATCTGGCCTCACCGATGTATGTCGTGGCGTATGCGCTCGCCGGCACGGTCGATCTCGACTTGAACGCCGAACCGGTCGGCCAAGGGAAAGACGGGCCGGTTTATTTGCGTGACATCTGGCCGACCAACGCGGAAATCAAAGCCCTCCTGTCCAACGCCATGGAACCGGAAGCCTTCCGCGCGCGCTACGGCGAAATCTATCACGCCAATCCGGCCTGGAACGCCATTCCTTCGACGGACGAAGCGGTTTACCTCTGGCGCGACGACAGCACCTACATCCAGGAGCCGCCTTTCTTTCTCGACATGAAATTGACGGTGGAGCCGATCCGGCCGATCCGCGGCGCGCGCGTGCTGGTCAAGGTCGGCGACAGCGTCACCACCGACCACATCAGCCCGGCCGGCTCGATTCCTGCTCAGTCGCCCGCGGGGCAATACCTGATCGCCCAGGGCGTCGCGCCGGCCGATTTCAATTCGTACGGCAGCCGGCGCGGCAACGACCGCGTGATGACGCGCGGCACGTTCGCCAACATCCGCATCCGCAATCAAATCGCGCCTGGCACCGAAGGCGGCTTCACCACGTACCTGCCGACCGGCGAGGTGACCTCCATTTACGAGGCGTCGCTCCAATACAAGGCGGCGGGCACGCCGACGCTGGTGCTGGCGGGAGTCGACTACGGCATGGGATCCAGCCGCGACTGGGCCGCCAAAGGGACGATGTTGCTCGGAGTCAAAGCGGTGATCGCGCGTTCGTTCGAGATCATCCACCGCGCCAACCTGGTCGGTATGGGCGTCTTGCCGCTGCAGTTTTTGGAAGGGCAATCCGCCGAAACGCTCGGGCTGACCGGCCGCGAGACGTTTGACATCGCCCTCGATGACGGCCTGCAACCCGGCCAGGAGTTGACCGTGGATTACATTCGCGAGGACGGCAGCCGCGGCTCGTTCCAGGTCAAATGCCGGATCGACTCGCCAGTGGAAGTCGAATACTACCGCCACGGCGGCGTGCTCAACATGGCGCTGCGGCGGATGGTCCGGGAATAAACGGAAACGTCAATCAACCACCAAACGGGTGAACTGACATGGCCGATTTGAATCTCGTGATTGCCGGCGCGGCCGGACAGGGCGTGCAATCGGCGGCCGCCATTCTCGGGCGCCTGCTGCTGCGCCAGGGATTGCACGTGTTCGTGACGCAGGATTACCAATCGCGCATCCGCGGCGGGCACAACTTCATGGCGATCCGCATCGCCGACCGGCCCGTCTCAGCCTCGGTGCGGAACATCCATTACCTGATCGCGCTCAACGAAGAGAGTCTGCGCCTGCATTTGCCCAATCTGCAGGCCGACGGGCTGGCGTTGTGCATGGCCGAGGATCGGGGCGAGGTCGCCGATCCCCGGATTCGGGCCTTGCCCGCCGAAGTCGGCCCGGTTGGCGCGCGCAACGCGAAATACGTCGGCGTCAAGCTGATGGCGATGTTTGCGGAGATGACCGGTTTCACCAAGGCGCCGCTGATCGACGCCGTACAGGTGGAGATGGGCAAACGGCTGAAGCCCGAAGTCCTGCAACTGAACCTCGAGGCGATCGACGCCGCGGCGGCTTTCGTCGCCGCGCCCGACCGCCACGCGCTGCCCTTTCAAACCGATCCGGGCCGCGAACGGCTGTTTCTCGAAGGCAACGAGGCCCTGGCGCTGGGTTTGATCGCCGGCGGCATCGGCGTCTATGCCGGCTACCCGATGAGCCCGGCGACCTCCGTCCTCAACACGCTGGCCGAATTCGGCGCCAAGGCCGGCATCGTCGTGGAGCAGGTGGAAGACGAGATCGCCGCGCTGAACGTCGCCCTCGGCGCGGCCTTCGCCGGCGCGCGGGCCGCCGCCGGCACCTCGGGCGCGGGCATCAGCCTGATGTCGGAAG
Coding sequences within it:
- the acnA gene encoding aconitate hydratase AcnA, whose translation is MTASNTFGARDVLSTPFGNFTYFRLGKLAEDGLAQTDRLPFAIRIFLESALRNENGLEVTREDVLKLARYQAKQPGDATIPFAPARVLMQDFTGVPAVVDLAALRSAMKRFGKDPRRINPLIPVDLVIDHSVQVDAYGSADALRINADLEFQRNRERYEFLHWGQKAFDNFRCVPPAMGICHQVNLESLATVVYRRRNKSPELDELFPDTLVGCDSHTTMINGLGVLGWGVGGIEAEAVTLGQPYYMVMPAVIGFRLTGALPEGVTATDLVLTITHLLRKKGVVGKIVEFFGTGLATMSLPDRATIANMAPEMGARACLFPVDDNTLRYLRDTGRRDEQIKLVEIYYKAQGLFRTAATPDPDYQDVVELDLTTVAPCLAGPKRPQDRIPVSEMKSNWRADLYKPVAERGYGLPVEAGAARETVEYPDGSRGELTHGDVVIAAITSCTNTSNPWVLIGAGLLAKKAVEKGLRVKPHVKTSLAPGSKVVTHYLAKSGLTPYLDQLGFATVGYGCTTCIGNSGPLPEHLAKPIEKGNLVAAAVLSGNRNFEGRINPLTKANYLASPMYVVAYALAGTVDLDLNAEPVGQGKDGPVYLRDIWPTNAEIKALLSNAMEPEAFRARYGEIYHANPAWNAIPSTDEAVYLWRDDSTYIQEPPFFLDMKLTVEPIRPIRGARVLVKVGDSVTTDHISPAGSIPAQSPAGQYLIAQGVAPADFNSYGSRRGNDRVMTRGTFANIRIRNQIAPGTEGGFTTYLPTGEVTSIYEASLQYKAAGTPTLVLAGVDYGMGSSRDWAAKGTMLLGVKAVIARSFEIIHRANLVGMGVLPLQFLEGQSAETLGLTGRETFDIALDDGLQPGQELTVDYIREDGSRGSFQVKCRIDSPVEVEYYRHGGVLNMALRRMVRE